ACTATTGAACATATTCAACCAGAACGGCTCGATCATGAAATGCTGACATTTGAGGTACCATTTGTTTGATTGTACCCCTCTTTAAAGTTCACCTGCAATCAAAGAAAACGGGTACCGGCAGATAAATCGCAAATCAAGTTGATTTGTAGCTTTAAAGCCCGACCAGAGAATCTCGTCCGTTTCCTAGTATCAAATATGCGATGTACTATCTCTGGGAACGTACCCCAGCCGTTTAAGGATTAAAATATTTAGCAGAACCAACGTCGTGCCACATCAATCCTTCTTTTTAAACTCTCCGGAAATGTCTAAACGTATACATAACTTGGTCCATAAATTGATGTTGACCTGTTTTCTTGAAAGTTTTACATTCCTGCCGCGCTCTAATGGTAGAGCTTGAGACAAGGAAGTTTCGTAAATCTTCTGACGACTAAGTTTCAATGTGATTTGAGTTCCGGGATTAACTAATCTCGGTTCAACTCTGGAATGATTTCTCAACGATTCAAGACCCAAAGGCCCGTTGAGCCCAGCGAAATATTTGGTGGGACAGAAAATCAACAATCACATGATCCGCCCGCGTCGGATACAAAAATGGAGATTTTAGTAATGGGCGAACCAACCCCAAACCCGCATGCGACCAAATCAAAGACAAACCCGAAACGTAAAATTCTCTTTTTCGCAGCCGGTACAGGACTGGTTCTTTTTGCAGGCGTGCTCTTGTTTCAGACATTCAACGCTAAAGACGGTTCTGCAGGTGAAGACAAACAAGCTGGTAAAGTGCGAATTTCCGGAGCAAAACCTGCTGTTCGTAGTCAACCTGTAGCTAAGGTCGGCAATGTAATCATCAGTGAAGATGAACTGGCACGCGAGTGTCTGGCGCTGTTCGGCCCTGATGTTCTGGAAAACGTTGTCAACCGGGCAATCATCCAACAAGCCTGCCAGAAAGCAGGTGTTGTTGTCGAACAAGCTGAAGTTCATGCTGAAGTCAACCGGATAGCCAAGCGTTTCAACCTGGATACCAAGACCTGGTATGATATGTTGCAGGCTGAACGCAAAATGAATCCGAATCAATATCGCCGCAATGTAATCTGGCCTATGCTGGCATTGAGAAAACTGGCAGGTCAACAAACAAAATTGACTCAGGAACAAGTCCAAAAAGCATTCGTCCGAGATTATGGCCCTCGAGTTAAAGCTCGTATGATCATGCTGGACAACTTGGGCCGCGCACAGAAAGTCTGGGACAAGCTGAAAAGTAATCCTGCCGATTTTGAACGCATCGCCCGCGATAACTCAATTGAACCTAATAGCCGTGCTTTAGGTGGAGCTATCCAACCGATTCCACAATATTCCGACAATGAAAGACTCTGGCAAGCGGCCTTCAAATTGAAAGAGGGAGAAATTTCCGGGATCATTCAAATCGGTTTGAGTCGTTATGCCATTTTGAAATGTGAAGGTCGTACAGAACCTGTTGTCACCAGTATTGATGAAGTGAAAGAGCAACTACTGGACCAGCTCACAGAAGAACAAACTCAGGAAGCCGTTGCCCGAGTGTTTGACAAACTCAAGCGGGAAACTCGCGTCGACAATTACATTACTAATACCTCAACAGGAGGAGTCTCCAAAACTTCGGGAACCAACTTTTCACCAGGTAGCGTGAATCGAGCGATCCCCAACCCGACACAAGGTTTTAACCGACCTCCTAAATAATCATTTCTCAAAATAATGAGAACCAGATTACCAAAACGTGTGTCAGTCTCAGTTTACTGACACACGTTTTTTTATGTCTTGAAAATCTGAGCGAAATTACCCTCATTCCGCAGGCGCATTTTTAGGGGCAATCGCGTAAAATAGCGAAAGTCAGGTCAGATTCTTCTATCTAAGACAAACAGTGAAGAATCCTGACAGATAGTCGACAAACATTCCTAAGTAAAGAGACAGAGTATTCATTATGCGTGGCGAATCGGAAGTCCCTTTTTCAGACGATGGATTTAAAATTCCCGTCGCTGAGAGAGTAAAACGTCTCCCCCCTTATCTATTCGGGAAAATCAATAAACTGAAATACGAAAAACGCGTCGCGGGAATCGATGTCATTGATCTGGGAATGGGAAACCCCACAGACCCGCCCGACCCCCTGATTGTGGAAAAAATGACAGAGGCCGTATCCGATCCTCGGAATCACCGTTATTCCGTCGCTAATGGGATAGCGAACCTCAGAAAAGAAGTCACAGCGCGATACTGGAAGCGATACGGAGTGCGTCTGGACCCCGATTCAGAAGTTGTGACCTGCATCGGATCGAAGGAAGGTTTCAGCCACTTATGTCTGGCTCTGATGGGACCAGGAGATACAGCCATTGTTCCCTCTCCCTCTTTTCCCGTTCACGTTTATGCCGTGATGCTGGCCGCGGGAAATGTGATTGAACTTGATTGTCGTGAACCTGATCAGTTTCTTTCTAACATCGCTTACACTTGCGAACACCTTTATCCCAAACCACGTGTGGTAGTGGTCAACTTTCCGCATAATCCCAGTGCGACAGTCATTGAACAGGACTTTTACGTAGAGCTGGTGCGTCTGGCCCGAAAATACTCATTCATGGTCATCAGTGATTTTGCCTACGCAGATATCTGCTTTGATGGTTACAAGGCTCCCAGCTTTTTGGCAACTCCCGGTGCCACAGAAGTCGGCGTGGAATTCACTACCATGAGCAAAGGCTATAGTATGGCTGGTTGGCGAATTGGATTTTGCTCTGGCAACTCAGAGATGGTACGCGCCCTCTCTACGATCAAAGGATACTATGATTATGGTTTGTTTCAGCCGGTTCAGATTGCTGCGATCGTAGCCATGCGGCACTGTGACGCTGCCGTTGATAGTATCGCTGCAGAATACCAGCAAAGGCGAGATGCATTCTGTGGTGGCCTGGAACGTTTGGGGTGGGAGATTGAACGCCCCAAGGCGGGCATGTTTGTCTGGGCTAAAATCCCCGAACCCTGGTCAGAAATGGGATCCATTGATTTTGCGATGAAACTTCTCGATGAAGGCGGTGTTGCCGTCAGTCCTGGTCGAGGGTTTGGTGAAGACGGCGAAGGCTACCTGCGAATGGCCATCGTCGAAAACTCACAGCGTCTCAGACAAGCGGTCAAGCAAATCGGCAAATGCCTAAAATCAGAAGAAATCTCGGCTGAATAGAGAATTTCATACATAATGCAATGCTGTGAAAGTTTTGGTCAGGAATTCTGGGATTTACGTTGATCATCGATCGACTTCATAAAACCCTGAATTTGGTTGTCGGACAACTTAACACTCCCGGCTTCTGCTCCGATCCGAATGCCTGTTCGTTGCATCGGTTGTTGTCGTTCAAAAATTTTATTACCTGTGATGATAAGATCCGACGTTTTGCCGGTAATATCAATGCCTACACCATCGTTGGCAACAGTGTTGATAATCTCATTGTCAATTACAGTATTGCGATTCGCCCAGAAGTTTTTCCCTCGCGCATCGTTCCGAAACAAGATACCTACTTTTCCACTATTGGTGATTTTGTTTTTTCGCATCATGTTGTCCGTATCATTATGGCCAATCGAAATACTATAGTTATTTCCATTGAGCTGATTGTTTTCAGCCAGACCATACTTCACCCCCCAACACCAAAATAGGCCGATGTTGTTATTATCCAAACGGTTATTCAGGATCAAAGGTCGCTGAGAACCAGAGCCAGGATGTACGCCAAGGTCAGCATTGTCATGACTGTGACAATGTTCGACTTTCACATCATGACAAATCTGAAAACTGATTCCATCACCGTTGTAGTTACGTGTGGTAACATTTCGAATCGTGTAGTTGCTGCAATCCTGCAGAAAGATACAACCACCATAATTACCGTTCAGATTTGTGTTATTTTTCCGATTTCCATCTAGCGTCAGATTCTCAATCAATACATTTTTTGTATATTCACTAGTCAACAGTGGGAAGAGAGACGAGACTGTGGGCTTTCCCGAAAGCCAGAGATTTTTACGAAGACCATCATTCAGCTTAAATCGATTTCCTGATCGCGCGACGAGTGTGTGTTTAATCGTATCCTGACTACCGGTACTCGGATTTTTTGTGACTAGCACTATTCCATCACCAACCTGAAATCCGGCTGCTTTCTTAAGTGTTATCTCCTGATCGTACCAGTCGGAATCTTCAGATAAAGCCACCGTTTCGGAAGCGATTTTGGTAATGATTGTTTCAGGACCACTACCTTGTAAACGAATTCCAGAAGGAAGGTGTAGTGCATTACGCAAGGTGAACGTTCCTGGCAAAACTTGAACGGTACCCCCTCCCTTGCGGGCGATGTAGTCGATAGCAGCCTGTAACGCTTTATCAGTACTTCCAACAATATCTCCTGTTTTGGGTCCGACAGTAATCGAGAGTCGTTCTTCCCAGTCTGGTTCGAACCGCTCATCACCATCAGTGGCACGAGGTTTTCGAACAACAGGAGGCATTCCTGCGAGACTTTGATTTGTGGCAAGAGATCCAATCCCAGTGACTAAAGCGGCTCCCAAAAATTGTCGACGGGAGAGTGATGATAAATGCATCGTTTGACTCCGATAGATATTTGCGTCTCGATTAATTTAACTATCTTTAAATATAAGTCTCCTAAAATATTGCCGGTAATTCAAGCGAATTTTCGAGGAGTCAGTAAAGATGGCTTTATTCTGCCAGAATAAAGCATATTCCTACCATGGGTTGGGAACTTCTATTTCTCATAAAGTACCGACAACGGAACAAAAGTGATTTGTGATTCAGCTAACCCATTGTTTCTGGTACGATCGCCTGCACAGTGTCCCAATAGCACACCATCTTTGGTGAATTCGATCGCGGTATAACAGTACCAGCCATTCGGGTTTGTTTCGATATTCTGAGTATGCTGCCAGGTCTTGCCTTCATCTTTCGAAACAGCGATGGATAAAGGTGTCCGTTTACCACGCAATTGAGGACTAATTCTTTCGTGATTATTCCAAACCAACAATAAATCGCCAGTCGCAGGAATGCGTTCAATCGAGGCGGGCGAAACAGGGGCAATCATATTGGATGGCTTGAGTTCAGAAAATGACTTTCCTCCATCGCTAGAATAGGCGACATACTGACTACCACCATTAGTACGACAGAACCCCATCAACCGCCCGTCTTTTAATTCCACAACTCCAGGTTCCTGCATATAAGGCTGTTTTTCCCCAACTTGCTTTTGCACAACAACCTCTTCACCGCGCTGCCAGGTTTTCCCGTTGTCATCTGAATAATAACAGAGAAAACGACCATTGAAATTAAAACGATCTGAACCAGGTTGATTCCGATGTAAAGCCAGAGGAATTACAAGACGTCCGTTTTTCATTTGAATAACCCGGTCGTTATTCAAGACATAATAGCCAATATGTTTTGGGGGAATGATCTCAACTGGTTCACTCCAACTAATGCCTTCATCTTTACTGATGCGCATCACAGGCAGTAAGTCCTGCAGTGAGTTTTTACGAGTATAAAACAAGGCAATCTCTCCCGATTGCAAACGGAGTAGAGAAACCGACATAATATTCTGATTACCATCATTCTCAATAATCGTCTTATCTTTTTGAGACCATGTTTTCCCCCCATCCGATGAATAGCGTCCCGCGAGATAAGCGGAGGAATGATCGGCTGCGCCTCCTGTAAAGTGTGTGTAAATAAATAAAAGACGGCCGTCCTTGAGTGTGACAAAGTCACCTTCACTATTGCGAGGGTTATTCTCAGATGGTGGTAATTGTAATACTCGTTCTATTTTACCAGAGCCTTGCGCATCAATTTCATCCGCTTTACCAGCTATAAGGGATGTACATTGAATTGAAACTATTGTTGCATAGAACAAAAACAAACCATTCCAATTTATCAATGAATACATTTCTTTGATCTCCGGATTTCATAACAAAATATTGATTTTCGACAGCAAATCTGATTGCGGCTATTTCAGCATTCTCCCTCAAGACTATGTTGGAAGTTCAATTCTATTCAACTGAAAGAAGTATGCTTCCACAAGCCGATCAACGGGTGATTCTGTATTGAGATCAAAAACCCTGGCAGTATCGATGCTGGTATGCCAAGGATAAATGTAAGAAATCGCTGGAAATCTTGATATTAAAACATTCTGATCAAAGCGGGTATTCGTTCAGAATCTGTTTATTTCAGATAGGTTAAGTGAATCGAAACTAGATGCATGAGATCACCAAGATCATTGAGGCGCCCATTTATTAGCAACCCTAATTTAGGGTTATTTTTATTTTCACTTGAATTTGTTTGACATTTTCATTTTTTTCTTTATAAAATCAATTCCTTAATCATTAGTGCATTAATGAACTCAAAAACATTAATAGATACACTATAAAAATAATGTATCCACCTATCTAAATAGCATTAATGATAAACAATTCGATCTATCTAACTGAAATCTAAACAGTTTATATACAAATTCGACATCTCTCGAGATTGCTACAAAATCAGTTCTAACTAACAACTCCATTGAGTTTCATAATATTTGCCTGCTGTTTTCTGTAGAAATATTTTTATAAATACTCATTTTTTATTTTCTTAAATAAAGGAGATGTGACATGAACATGAAACGCTCGCAGAATCGTGGTTTTACATTGATTGAATTACTGGTGGTGATCGCCATCATTGCCATCCTCATTGCACTACTATTACCCGCCGTGCAGCAGGCACGAGAAGCCGCTCGTCGTAGTACGTGCAAAAACAATTTGAAACAGATTGGTCTGGCACTACATAATTATCACGAAACTCACCGCGTCTTTCCTATCGGAGCCAATAATATTGGTAGTGGAGACTTTAGAGATGTTTCTGTCCAACCAACTCTCGCATTAAATCACACTGCCTGGCTGATGTTGTTGCCTTTTATGGACCAAGCACCACTCTACAATCAGTTTAATCTCAACATCGCTACAAATGGTCATTTTGGGCCACCTTCTGGCTCAGTTCCCAATTCGATCACTGGAGTCGTAGGCGGATGGCCCAATGCGAATAGTCCTCTGGTACAAACGATTCTTCCTGTTCTGCTCTGCCCTTCCGATGATGGTGAAA
The Gimesia aquarii DNA segment above includes these coding regions:
- a CDS encoding right-handed parallel beta-helix repeat-containing protein gives rise to the protein MHLSSLSRRQFLGAALVTGIGSLATNQSLAGMPPVVRKPRATDGDERFEPDWEERLSITVGPKTGDIVGSTDKALQAAIDYIARKGGGTVQVLPGTFTLRNALHLPSGIRLQGSGPETIITKIASETVALSEDSDWYDQEITLKKAAGFQVGDGIVLVTKNPSTGSQDTIKHTLVARSGNRFKLNDGLRKNLWLSGKPTVSSLFPLLTSEYTKNVLIENLTLDGNRKNNTNLNGNYGGCIFLQDCSNYTIRNVTTRNYNGDGISFQICHDVKVEHCHSHDNADLGVHPGSGSQRPLILNNRLDNNNIGLFWCWGVKYGLAENNQLNGNNYSISIGHNDTDNMMRKNKITNSGKVGILFRNDARGKNFWANRNTVIDNEIINTVANDGVGIDITGKTSDLIITGNKIFERQQPMQRTGIRIGAEAGSVKLSDNQIQGFMKSIDDQRKSQNS
- a CDS encoding aminotransferase class I/II-fold pyridoxal phosphate-dependent enzyme; the encoded protein is MRGESEVPFSDDGFKIPVAERVKRLPPYLFGKINKLKYEKRVAGIDVIDLGMGNPTDPPDPLIVEKMTEAVSDPRNHRYSVANGIANLRKEVTARYWKRYGVRLDPDSEVVTCIGSKEGFSHLCLALMGPGDTAIVPSPSFPVHVYAVMLAAGNVIELDCREPDQFLSNIAYTCEHLYPKPRVVVVNFPHNPSATVIEQDFYVELVRLARKYSFMVISDFAYADICFDGYKAPSFLATPGATEVGVEFTTMSKGYSMAGWRIGFCSGNSEMVRALSTIKGYYDYGLFQPVQIAAIVAMRHCDAAVDSIAAEYQQRRDAFCGGLERLGWEIERPKAGMFVWAKIPEPWSEMGSIDFAMKLLDEGGVAVSPGRGFGEDGEGYLRMAIVENSQRLRQAVKQIGKCLKSEEISAE
- a CDS encoding sialidase family protein, with protein sequence MYSLINWNGLFLFYATIVSIQCTSLIAGKADEIDAQGSGKIERVLQLPPSENNPRNSEGDFVTLKDGRLLFIYTHFTGGAADHSSAYLAGRYSSDGGKTWSQKDKTIIENDGNQNIMSVSLLRLQSGEIALFYTRKNSLQDLLPVMRISKDEGISWSEPVEIIPPKHIGYYVLNNDRVIQMKNGRLVIPLALHRNQPGSDRFNFNGRFLCYYSDDNGKTWQRGEEVVVQKQVGEKQPYMQEPGVVELKDGRLMGFCRTNGGSQYVAYSSDGGKSFSELKPSNMIAPVSPASIERIPATGDLLLVWNNHERISPQLRGKRTPLSIAVSKDEGKTWQHTQNIETNPNGWYCYTAIEFTKDGVLLGHCAGDRTRNNGLAESQITFVPLSVLYEK
- a CDS encoding peptidylprolyl isomerase produces the protein MGEPTPNPHATKSKTNPKRKILFFAAGTGLVLFAGVLLFQTFNAKDGSAGEDKQAGKVRISGAKPAVRSQPVAKVGNVIISEDELARECLALFGPDVLENVVNRAIIQQACQKAGVVVEQAEVHAEVNRIAKRFNLDTKTWYDMLQAERKMNPNQYRRNVIWPMLALRKLAGQQTKLTQEQVQKAFVRDYGPRVKARMIMLDNLGRAQKVWDKLKSNPADFERIARDNSIEPNSRALGGAIQPIPQYSDNERLWQAAFKLKEGEISGIIQIGLSRYAILKCEGRTEPVVTSIDEVKEQLLDQLTEEQTQEAVARVFDKLKRETRVDNYITNTSTGGVSKTSGTNFSPGSVNRAIPNPTQGFNRPPK